From the Campylobacter volucris genome, the window GAGTGAGCTCTATGGCAAACTCCAAAAGCATCATTAATATAAACATCAGCCATAGATGCAAGTTCTTTGGCTAAATTTTCATCATTTTTTGTTTCACCTTTTTCAAAGCGTAAATTTTCTAAAAGTAAAATTTCACTTTTTTGTAATTGACCAGTTTTCTTTTTAGCATCTTCGCCGATAATATCTTTAGCCATGATTACTTCTTTATTCATTAACCTAGCAAGTCTTTTTGCAACAGGTTCTAAAGAATATTTAGAAGCAATCTCTTTTGGACGACCTAAATGTGAAGCTAAAATAACACTGCAACCATTATCTAAGCAATATCTTATAGTAGGAATGGCTGATCTTATGCGACGATCGTCTGTGATATTTAAAAATTCATCTTGAGGCACATTAAAATCACATCTTATAAAAACTTTTTTATTAGCTAAATCTATGTCTTTGATTGATAAAATATTACTCATTATTAAGCCTTTGCGATAAATACTGCCATATCAACTAAACGAGAAGAATAACCCCATTCATTATCATACCAAGCAACTACTTTAACAAAATCATCACAAATGACTTGAGTTAAATCACTCGCAACAATTGCTCCATATGAGCAAGTTATAAAATCGCTTGAAACTCTTTGATCATCATCAACAAGTAATAAGCCTTTTAAATTTGTGTTTGCGGCTGTTTTGAAAGCTTCATTGATTTGTTCTTTGGTAACTTTTGTTTTTAAAGTTGCGGTTAAATCTACAGTTGATACATCAGCTACTGGAACACGCATACTTTGGCCATGTAATCTTCCATCAAGTTCAGGCATGACAAGTTTCATAGCTTTAGCAGCTCCGGTAGAAGTTGGGATGATATTTTGCGCAGCAGCACGAGATCTTCTTTTATCTCTAGCTTTTGCATCGATAATACTTTGGCCATTGGTGTAAGCATGTATAGTGGTCATTAAACCTTTTTCTATACCAAAATTATCTTGTAAAACTCTACATATTGGTCCTAAACAATTTGTAGTACAACTTGCATTAGAAATAATTTTTTCACCTTTATAATGATGTGCATTTA encodes:
- the gap gene encoding type I glyceraldehyde-3-phosphate dehydrogenase, whose product is MAVKVAINGFGRIGRCVARIIMKRDDIELVAINDTTDIELTKYLFKYDTVHGVYEGSVENDGDDLIIDNKKIKVLKSRNVADLDFAKYGAQIVLECTGAHLTLEKCQGFLDHGIEKVIMSAPAKDNTPTYVLGVNAHHYKGEKIISNASCTTNCLGPICRVLQDNFGIEKGLMTTIHAYTNGQSIIDAKARDKRRSRAAAQNIIPTSTGAAKAMKLVMPELDGRLHGQSMRVPVADVSTVDLTATLKTKVTKEQINEAFKTAANTNLKGLLLVDDDQRVSSDFITCSYGAIVASDLTQVICDDFVKVVAWYDNEWGYSSRLVDMAVFIAKA